Genomic segment of Pochonia chlamydosporia 170 chromosome 1, whole genome shotgun sequence:
aacagaccagacttgtaGGAGAGGGTTTGAAGCTTCATGCTCCAAAACCCTCTCTTCCTGCCCAGAGCGCTAAGCAACAGGTCATGGCTGTCACTCGTACCGACTCGGACAAAGCTGCTTCTTATGGCAttggccagccaagcaaTGGCGAAGAGCGGGCTGTTTCCAGGAGCTCTACGAGAAAGCGCCCTGAAAGCATTGTGTCATCTTATAGCGACCAGGGCAATCACACCGATGACGACCATGGCATTCCTGAAATTGGTCAGCGAGTTCCGATGAACAGGCACCTTGGAGATGTGCAAGCACCCTCCCCTGGCCCTGAGGGAAATAAGAAGCACCACAGCCGGAAGTTAAGTGGCCGCAGCTTGCCTCCTGGCAGTTATGGTCTTCACGGTCATGGAGTTGTGCCACAGGATAAGCTTGAGAAGGCTTACTATCAGAAGCACCCCGAGGCTCTTGAGCGGGAACAGCAGACTCCTCGACATGAACGTCACAACGATTTTGCAATGAGCAGTTCCGATTTGAATAGACTGGTTAGAGACACAGCTAATCGCCACGCGAGATCTGGTACGTGGCTTTCTTTTCGCGTAACTGTCGAAGCTACCTGCTAATTATGAGATATAGCCTCAGCTGAGCTCCGTGGCACGCCTACGGATGACGTTGCTTTTGAAGCTAGCGAGAAATATACGACCCGCATGTCTTCATCTCGTCCCACGTCTGTGGTTCTGGGAGAAGGTACTGGTGCCACTTCATCCACTCAGCAGGCACCTGCCGAAGATGACAAGGCCATCCATGTAGATGATGGGAAGAATCCTGAGTTCTACTCTTATGGAGAAGGAAAGGATGATGAAGCAACTGAAGATTACACTGCTCCAATCCTCGCCTCAGATGAGCTGAGGAAAGACCCTAGTCCTCGTGCGCACCAGCCTGCAATTCGCCCGCACTTGGAGCGTCATGGCAGTTCGTTTGACGGAGAAGACCCTCCCAGTCGCCCGACTAGCCGCCCTCGCATGCAACGCTATCATTCCCAGCAGCAGGAGGTCAGGTCCACTCCCCTCGAAGATGTGGAGGAATACGACCCTCTCTTCCCAGAGGACGGAAAGGGGGAGCcggcagccaagaagaaggaggaatCGGCCGACGAGAACTGCGAGCGCCGCCACTTTCCCAGCAAGGACATTTGGGAAGATGCGCCGAACAGTGTTCACTACACTGCTGAGGTATCAACTCCCGATGTTGGCGAGCCAGAGCGACGGCGATCCTCGGCGTACTATGCCGACCGTCCAATTACACCTGCTCAAGCTTTCGCCCTGTATCAAGAAGAGCTGGCGGAGAAGGAGGCTAGCAAGCGTGGACACACATTCTTACCTTTGCAAGATTCGAAGCCCACTTGGGCTAATCACCAGCCTCATTTGCAGACTGAGGTGCGCCCAAGTTCGAGCTCCAGCAGACGCTTTCCTAGTCGGGATATTTGGGAAGATGCCCCCGAAAGTCACATTCACGAGGCAGAAGTTTCTGCTTCGCCAGTAGAGCAGACGAAGCCAGAAATCCCAGTACGGCCCACAAAGAAGCCCTCATTATCCCCAGAGCGCCCCGTCGTTCCTGGCCGGCCGAAAGGAAGACAAAATAGCGGAGATGATGCTACTAAGGCTCGACCTCCCGTTTCAGATAAGCCCAAGCCTTCTATTCCTCCTCGACCAGTTAAGAGCCTGTCAGGAGATTCCAaggatggtgttgctgcgAAACCTAAGCCACCAGTGCCGAGTCGCCCTGCTGGTGGCAAGATCGCCGCCTTGCAGGCCGGGTTCATGAGTGACCTGAACAAACGACTCCAACTAGGACCTCAGGGTatgaagaaggaagagactcccaaggaagaggaggcggtcgaagagaaggagaaggtgcCATTGTCAGATGCGCGAAAGGGACGTGCTCGTGGCCCTCAACGTCGCGCCCCGGCCAAGAGCCCTGCGGCAGCGGTATCATCTGCTTCAGAAGTGAAGCCCACAGCTCCTGTGCTCTCCTTTACACTAGCacaaacagtctggtccatcgACCCAGAGGATGGAGATTTCGCATTCAGTAGTAAGGATGACACTCCAACCAACGACATTCCGAAACCTGAAGAGCCGTCACCTGCCCTGAAGCCCGCTCAAGCTCCAGCGGTGGTACCGGAAGAAACAAAGGAAGTTGCCGAGACGTCAGAACCCGTCAAACAAGTTGCTGAGCCGGAACCTGTGCCAAAGACGGAAAAGCCAGAAGCACCTGTTGAGGAGCCTACGGTTAAGCCAgatacagaagaagaaaaggaagaagaggcaaagGAGGATGATAAGAAGGAGCTTACGCTGGCTTCCAACACTGCCGGTGAGGGTATACTTGAAGCTACGGTGAAaaaggacgacgaagaggtTGAGCCTGTAGAGGTACATGAGGATGTTAAGCCGTAGAAACACAATTTTGGATGACAAATACTTATTTTGGAAGCTTATTGTTTTAATAGTTGGGATAAATGGAATATGCTTGACCGTTCTCAATGCAAAGATTTGGCACCTGCACCGAGTGACATCATGTGTGGACCTGGCATGCCAAGGCAAACGGTCGTATATTGGGATGTGACTAGTGTACACTATAGAACATGTTGTCTTTGAAGCATATAATATCATATGGCTGCGATTTAAACTTCATCATTTCTCCACGACTACCTCCTCCCCCAGGAACTTCGCTCTTGATCGACTCCTCTACGCTCCCTTTccaccaactcatcaaatTCTCTCTGTGCTTGCGTCTTCACCGTAGCTTTTTCCTCGTCAACGCGGGAGTACGAATAGCTGTCTCTTGGGCCACGATTCTGTGGGCTAGCATCATCCTCGTTACCCCACCCGCTGTTGGTTCCTTGAGGAGCCTCCCATGTCTTCTGGTCCTTGCGGCTCTGGCGAGGCGAGTACTGTGATTGTTGTCGGACGCGGTCCCATGCGGAGCCACTATAGGACGGCGTAGAGTCTCCCTGAGACCGGGACGACGGTGACACGGGCGATGCATCGTCTAACTCATCCGTCACGTCCCAGCCTCGTGAGGACTGTTGTGCTGGTTCTGGGCGGCTGTATGAAGTCCATGACTGTTGCCTTTCTGTTTGAGCGGGCTGAGAGGGTTGCTGATAGCTATCATTGGATTGTGATGGGTAGTCTTGTTGCTGTTCGGGCTTCCAAGCATCTCCGTATTGTTGATTATTCGAGTCCTGAACAGCACCAAGGACCTCACTGGCCTGTTTCTTGCCGTCCCGGAGGAGCGACGCAAGTCTAGGGTCTTTATCCATAGAATAGCTCTGACGGAGAAAGTTTACACCCTGGAAGATTGGCTCTCCGATGAGCCAGAAAGCACCGTAGTATGCTGCAAACCGGGCAGTATGCCACATGATTCGGACCTGTGGCCCGCCAGTAGCGGGGTTAAATCGTCCACCCGTGATGACGGGCTTGAAGAAGGGGAACCGCATGGTCTGTCGTCCGCGATAGGTCATGTATCCAGCCAGACCGGTCATGATCCATTTCCAAGCAAGCATGTTGTGAACACTTGATAGAAAATGCTCCGTCAATGCTTGCGTCTCCGTGTCGCTTAAGCTCCTGTCCGTCCCGGCTGCTAGACCCAAGACTGTAGACTCTGCTAGTGCCAAAGTTTGTGTGCGTCCAAAGCCACGCAATCTCGCGTAGAATGGAGCTTCATATTCTGAGAAGAGTCGCTGGATTTGTTCGTGGATTTGAGGCTGATAGTGTTGCCGGTTGACCATGGCGCGGTGTCGTCGCTCTTCGATCGCAGCTCGGATATTGCGGGAATACTCTGCCCGAGTCATGCGCTGGGGGTTGCCTTCGCCATCGTTCGGTCTCTCCATGGTGAAAATATCTAATTGACAGCAGTCGATTGTCGATATCAGACAAAAGAAATCCGGGTTGGACAAGGTTGATTGAACAATTGAGGTGTGGTTCGACAGTGACGCAAGAGAAACCGGATGCAGTCTGGGGCAAGCTTTATCGATAAGACCTGACAGACCCATTCCACACGTGATGCATGATGGGTGCTGTTTTAGTTGGTCAACCGGTTGCCATGCGGGATGGAcagggatcaattgatcgcGCTCTCCTTGCTGGTTGCTTGGTGGGGTGCCAGACGCGGTCGGAAAGTGCTTGCGGACGCGTCTTCCGATGCATTTGCCCCGGTGCCATCTCTCTCCCTTGCTGGGAAGGCAAAAGTTGTTTGTGCTaagctgccattgctgcacTTTTCGATAACATCCCCGCATATTCAATTCGTCTTTCTGGTGATTTCAAGTGCACAAGGCGTCTAATGATTTGAATGCTTTGAATGGTCATTGCCAATCATGCCGCTTCAGAAATCATACTCTGAGCGTGTAGGCTTGTCAAAGGTGAGATACCAAATTGATTATTGTCAGCATGTTGACTTGCTTGACATGGCGTttgctgatgttgaggataGAACCGCAGTCCGTGGCAACGGTCACACAGTCATCCCGCCAAGCTACAAGCTCAAAGACCGAGACCTTTACCGCCCGTGTCCGATGTCACAAAGACAAAACTAAGCAAGTTCCAATACAAGCCTTCCAACGATGACTCTACAACATCTGCAATGGGCGAGGCCAGTGGTACgcccaccaagaccaaggatGTCCCCAGTACAGGAGCAACAGTTGCAGGAAACGCCATCACACCTGTAACTCGCCTGAACTGGAGCGATCTGCCGGAGCCGAATGCTCTGCCGGCGGAGAACGAAGTCGATATCTCGCCAAACGACAAACTGCTATGGAATAACCAGCAAGATACTCTGTACGCAGCTGCTTTGTCTCCAATGATGCCTcggaagggcaagaaacGAGCTCGAAGTTCGTCGCCGACATCATCGCCGGCGACAGACAAGGGAAGCTTCCCGGCCGTCAATGTTGATAAACTGAAAACGGCCCTGAGGTCACCCCACGCAGACCCAACCTTGGAATTATGGGATCGATATTCGTTAAATGGGCCGGAGATTATGACAACGCCCAAGGGGGCGGTTAATCCTGTTCTGGCGCAGCTAATGGtttcatcatctccaaaacCATCGAAAGATACATCCGGTCGTCGAGGCGATGCCAATCTACGGAGAGCAATCAGTTGTGGCTTGAATTGgccaaagaggaggaaggtAGAGAGGTCTAAATCAGGAAGCCAAAGCAGTAGTCAGCAACGAGAGATGGAAGCTGCCTCAAAATCATCCCTTGTCACCGCACTTCTGGACACGGTCACGAGCAGCATCAACGAACCGAGTCCTAGTCGGACACAGGAGCAGCTCATGCAGTCGCCGTCACCTAAAAAGAGGAAGGTATCCCCTGAGAATGCAGAAACACCTTGCCGTGCAAAGACAACGCCGcagccatcatcctcaacctctgACTATGGTGATGACGATTTCGACGACGACACCTTCATGGAGCTGGAAGCCAGTATGCAAGTTACTAGCACCACGAACTCACCACCACTAAACAGTATTGATAAAAAGGAGCCGGATCAACGACGACCCGTGCAATGGCAAACAGACAAGTCCATGGATTTGCTTGAAGAATTCAATGGTATTGAAAACGATGGCGAACATGGATTGGCTATCTCAACACCCAAGCGACAGTCAACAACCTTCCAAACTTCTAAAGTGCAGGAGAGCCCCGGCGACGAGTTTGGCGATGATTTGGACGTTGACATTGACTTCGATGCCGTCGAACTGGCCGCAACACAATCGCTACGACAACTCGAACCGCCACCCGAAAGTGTACGTCAAAGTATCGCGAAGCTCTCCCAGTGTTCTATTTACTAAATCAAGGTAGAGCAAACAAAAAGCGAAAACCATTCAGCGATACTTAGTGACGAGTGTTTTAGACGGTGAATTCGTCGATAAATATGGCGTGACTCGACCAGAGAAGGTGAGCCGTGCTTCGTCATTGAAATAAGCTTCCTCACTAACATTTGACAAAGATTCTCATCATTCAAGCTGATAATTCTAAAATCACTCGAACAGTACATCTTCGGGGTGCTTGGTTCGATACTCCAGCACACACGAATTCCTATGTTCACGTCATTGGCACGTTTTCAGTACGCGGCCAGTGTATAGTGGATGATGCACAAAATCTGCTCATTTTGCACCCAGATCAATTAATTTCGTCCACTGTCGTTGCTGACTCCTTTGGCTGCATGCGCAGAGCTGTGCTGCAAGACCGTGTTAAAGCTACCAGCGAGGCATCCCCACCTCTTGTCTATGGCACCATGCTTCACGAGATATTTCAGGAGGCTCTGATGGCTAATCAGTGGGATCTACCGTTTCTTGCTCGTGTCATTGACGGCATCATGGAAAAGCATGTTGAAGACCTGTACACAATCAAAGTCGGGTTGCCCAGTGCCAAGGAGCATCTCTTATCGAAAATGACTGAGTTGAGCTGCTGGGCAAAGTCTTTTGTCTCTCCAAAACCGCAGGTGAGACCGAAATGTGTACAGACTGTTATTATTTGAGTGGTAAGCTAATACTTCGCTGCAGGTTGATGCGATTGTGGAAGATCGAAATGGAAAGAAGGCAAATATGGCCATCACGAAGcttcttgatgttgaggaaCACGTTTGGTCGCCAATGTACGGACTTAAGGGCAATATAGATGCCACTGTTGAAGTCACCATGGCCGACGGGAAACGAAGCAGAACCCTGACGGTTCCATTCGAGGTCAAGACAGGCAAACATGCAAACAGCAATCACATGGCACAAACTGCACTCTACACTCTCCTCTTATCTGACCGTTATGATATCGACATTGCCTACGGCATTTTGTATTATATGGAAACCTCGAAGACGATGCGAATTCCCGCCATTCAACACGAGCTACGACACATGATCCTCCAGCGAAATCAGTTGGCGTGCTATATCCGGGAGAGGAGTGTGCAGCTACCACCAATGTTGAAAAGCAAGCACATGTGCGGGAAGTGTTATGCCAAAACGTCATGTTTCACTTACCACCGCCTTGCGGATGATGGTGACGGCGAATCTAGCGGCATGCATGAGAAGTTTGACGAACTAGTCAAACACCTAacaccaactcatcaagaATTCTTTGTGAAATGGGAAAATCTTCTCACCatggaagagaaagaaagccAAAAGACAAAGCGAGAGCTCTGGACAATGACTAGCACACAGCGTGAGAAAAAGTCGAGGTGCTTTGCAGATGTTATCATTGAAGAAGGGTCTGCATCTGTTGACACCGACAACCCGCGCATCAACAGGTTTCATTACACATTCATCAAGAGGAACCCTCCACCAGGCTTATCATTTTTGGAATCAGAATTGACGACTGGAGAGCCAGTGGTGGTGTCAGATGAAGAAGGTCATTTTGCGCTGGCTATTGGATACGTTACATCCGTTCGCAAGCAACGGATAAGCGTCGCCGTTGACAGAAGGCTACACAACGCACGGATTCGCCAGCCTGATTTTGATGAGGTGGATAATCAAGTGTTTGCGAGCATCATGGATGTGACGCAACAAGGAACAACCGCAAGTCAGGCGCAACATCAGCGCAAGGAGCCTCCCGTACGCTACCGACTCGACCAAGATGAATTTagcaatggcatggccaCAGTCAGAAACAACCTCGTGCAAATGATGGCAAACGACGTACCAGCAGCTGCTCAAATACGACGACTTATTGTTGACTTAGCGCCTCCGAGGTTCAAGACGGCTCCTACTCAGTATACAGTTGCAGATGGAGAGAGCCTAAACGTTGACCAGAAACGAGCTATAGAGAAAGTCATGAGCACGCAAGATTACTCGTTAGTCCTTGGTATGCCAGGTACCGGCAAGACGACTACAATCGCACACATCATTCGAGCACTTGTATCACAGGGCAAGACTGTACTGCTCACGTCTCACACCCATACGGCGGTGGACAACATATTGCTAAAACTCGCAGCCGACAGGATCCCGATCCTCCGACTGGGAGCACCAGCAAAGGTTCACCCAGAGGTCCAAGACTTCGCGCACCTTGCTGGCCAGCCTAAGAAAAACTTTGACGAGATCAAAGAGGCTTGGCATGGTACGCCCGTTGTTGCGACCACTTGCTTGGGCATCAATCATCCGGTTTTTCTTGAACGATCGTTCGATTATTGCATCGTGGATGAAGCATCTCAAATCACACTTCCCATCTGCGCAGGGCCGATTCGAATGGCACGCTCATTCGTTCTCGTTGGTGACCACAATCAGCTACCACCAGTTGTGCGAAATGAAGATGCACGGGAGGGCGGCCTTGACGTTAGCTTGTTTAAGCTGCTTTCGGATACTCACCCGGAGGCTGTCGTTAATCTCGAACATCAATATCGAATGTGCGAGGATATTATGACACTCAGTAATACTCTGATTTACGAGGGAAAGCTGCGGTGCGGGACGGAATCGTTGCGAAGGAAGAAGCTTCATGTCCCAAATATCAATGCACTTAGCCAGGTTCACTTCAACGCCTCTTCGTTGGCCCATCCAGGGACGCCAAAATCGTTTTGCACTGGCCCTAACCCATCTCGATGCTGGCTCTACGATCTCCTGGAAAGCGAGGCTCGTGTTCGGTTTGTAAACACGGATACCATCAGACCTCTGGTTCGGGAAGAGGCTCAAGGGAAGCGCATTGTCAATTCAGCGGAAGTCCGGCTCGTATCACAACTAGTGGAAAGCCTTCTGGCGGTTGGAGTGCCGGCATCCGAAATTGGCGTCATGACACACTACCGAGCCCAGTTGTTCCTTCTGAAGGACCAACTAAAGGGTTATGCTGGTGTTGAAATGCACACGACGGATCGTTTTCAAGGACGAGACAAGGAGGTAGTTGTCCTCAGTCTTGTGCGAAGTAACGAAGGATGCAATATTGGAGACTTGCTCAAAGACTGGAGGAGAATCAACGTTGCGTTTACGCGAGCCAAAACAAAGCTCCTTGTTGTAGGAAGCATGAATACTTTGAAACACAGCGGAAAGGAGAATATGCTTAGTAGATTTATTTCTTTGATGGAAGAGCGGGACTGGATATACAACCTGCCAGCGGATGCCCTGGAGAGCCATCATTTTGAAGAATTAAGCACGCCAATGACTGTCGCTCCGACACCAAAATCGAAATCGCCAAAGAAGGCGTGGAAGAGAGGAAATTTCAGCCCGGATGGGAAGGAGAATCGTCGGCCATCACCAAAGAAGGCGAGAATCGGTGAACGGGCGCTCTTGAAAGGGAAACTGGTAACGAGGGATATTCTGAATGAAATGACTAACGGCGCATATATGGGTGTTTAGGAGTCGGGAACTATTTCATGCTTCAAACAAATGGATAGGGGAGCATACGGCCTTGGCGTATATATTTGGGGTATCAACTGAATACTGAATAGAATTTGGCTATTAATGACAATTTTGCTCATGATTATTTCGCTTATCTttatcctcatcctcgttctcatcctcatcatgaaattcatcatcaaatcTATCAGGCATCGCTTAGTCGAGGCATTCTGAAGAGGTGAGAATGGTGATTGGACTTACCCCTGTTGGCCAACTATGAGCTTTGTATATTTTTCCAGCTCCTCTAGTTGAGCTACGCAGCCCGTCAAGCTTTCGTTGTATGAAAATCGGTAAACATCGCTCCATTTTTTGTGTTGTTGAACCTCACTAGgcccttcttctgccgacATGTCTTCCTCTACTTCAGCTGTTTTGACTAATAGTTTCTTTCGAGCGGCTGCCGCACTGGGCATGTAGAGCTATGAGGGTGATTAGTATGCATTATCTTATGCCAGAGTGATGCGGCTTGGACATACAGGCACTTTTCTCTTAGATCGAAGTGCTCCAGCTAAGATGTATAAGTTGGCCAGGATTACGGCCACAGCATCACGCCGATAGCAGAGGAGTTTGTCAGCGGCCAGGGGATCGTCTCTGATATGGCTTGGATTGTAGAACAAGGCTGATTGGCGAACGGCGATGAGGTAGTCGAAGAATCTCTCGCATGCGTCCGCCAGAGCTGAGTACGGGAGAGGGTCAAATGGTGCGCGTAGTCGAATTTCGTGCCGGGTTAGAACCTGCGTGAGCTGGTTAGGACATGAAATGTTGCACTACGATACTTGTACGCACTAGAAGCTGGCGTATTCGAACGAAGCCCTCTCTT
This window contains:
- a CDS encoding DNA replication helicase Dna2 (similar to Neosartorya fischeri NRRL 181 XP_001266814.1), with the protein product MPLQKSYSERVGLSKNRSPWQRSHSHPAKLQAQRPRPLPPVSDVTKTKLSKFQYKPSNDDSTTSAMGEASGTPTKTKDVPSTGATVAGNAITPVTRLNWSDLPEPNALPAENEVDISPNDKLLWNNQQDTLYAAALSPMMPRKGKKRARSSSPTSSPATDKGSFPAVNVDKLKTALRSPHADPTLELWDRYSLNGPEIMTTPKGAVNPVLAQLMVSSSPKPSKDTSGRRGDANLRRAISCGLNWPKRRKVERSKSGSQSSSQQREMEAASKSSLVTALLDTVTSSINEPSPSRTQEQLMQSPSPKKRKVSPENAETPCRAKTTPQPSSSTSDYGDDDFDDDTFMELEASMQVTSTTNSPPLNSIDKKEPDQRRPVQWQTDKSMDLLEEFNGIENDGEHGLAISTPKRQSTTFQTSKVQESPGDEFGDDLDVDIDFDAVELAATQSLRQLEPPPESSKQKAKTIQRYLVTSVLDGEFVDKYGVTRPEKILIIQADNSKITRTVHLRGAWFDTPAHTNSYVHVIGTFSVRGQCIVDDAQNLLILHPDQLISSTVVADSFGCMRRAVLQDRVKATSEASPPLVYGTMLHEIFQEALMANQWDLPFLARVIDGIMEKHVEDLYTIKVGLPSAKEHLLSKMTELSCWAKSFVSPKPQVDAIVEDRNGKKANMAITKLLDVEEHVWSPMYGLKGNIDATVEVTMADGKRSRTLTVPFEVKTGKHANSNHMAQTALYTLLLSDRYDIDIAYGILYYMETSKTMRIPAIQHELRHMILQRNQLACYIRERSVQLPPMLKSKHMCGKCYAKTSCFTYHRLADDGDGESSGMHEKFDELVKHLTPTHQEFFVKWENLLTMEEKESQKTKRELWTMTSTQREKKSRCFADVIIEEGSASVDTDNPRINRFHYTFIKRNPPPGLSFLESELTTGEPVVVSDEEGHFALAIGYVTSVRKQRISVAVDRRLHNARIRQPDFDEVDNQVFASIMDVTQQGTTASQAQHQRKEPPVRYRLDQDEFSNGMATVRNNLVQMMANDVPAAAQIRRLIVDLAPPRFKTAPTQYTVADGESLNVDQKRAIEKVMSTQDYSLVLGMPGTGKTTTIAHIIRALVSQGKTVLLTSHTHTAVDNILLKLAADRIPILRLGAPAKVHPEVQDFAHLAGQPKKNFDEIKEAWHGTPVVATTCLGINHPVFLERSFDYCIVDEASQITLPICAGPIRMARSFVLVGDHNQLPPVVRNEDAREGGLDVSLFKLLSDTHPEAVVNLEHQYRMCEDIMTLSNTLIYEGKLRCGTESLRRKKLHVPNINALSQVHFNASSLAHPGTPKSFCTGPNPSRCWLYDLLESEARVRFVNTDTIRPLVREEAQGKRIVNSAEVRLVSQLVESLLAVGVPASEIGVMTHYRAQLFLLKDQLKGYAGVEMHTTDRFQGRDKEVVVLSLVRSNEGCNIGDLLKDWRRINVAFTRAKTKLLVVGSMNTLKHSGKENMLSRFISLMEERDWIYNLPADALESHHFEELSTPMTVAPTPKSKSPKKAWKRGNFSPDGKENRRPSPKKARIGERALLKGKLVTRDILNEMTNGAYMGV